The Sesamum indicum cultivar Zhongzhi No. 13 linkage group LG1, S_indicum_v1.0, whole genome shotgun sequence genome includes a window with the following:
- the LOC105172886 gene encoding probable receptor-like protein kinase At5g24010 has translation MATTKIFFFFSSSSTTFSLYVSVISLLSIASAFSPVDHYLVNCGTHSAGTSDLDHRVFTGDASRFLTSTLTIQLESTDSQLTSPSPFYSTARAFDHPAHYTFPIRDRGTHHLVRLHFHPFRNNYNDLLEAEFHVVANKFLLLRNFRIPKTDNFPVIKEFVIPVASKELKIAFVPSGKSKFGFVNAIEVISAPQDLIADVAQLVDSEKNEWVNGLLKNGFETVHRVNVGGFKVTPFNDSLWRTWVTDDDYLVSSDGSKEIHFGGRIMYQMGGASREVGPDNVYNTARVIKSSDDSIPNGNLTWSFRVEKGYSYMVRMHFCDIASVAAGMLYFNVYVNGNLAYENLDLSYMTNRLLASPFYADFLVDGDSSGNLLVSVGPSNMSLPRAVDAILNGVEIWKLNNSMGSFDGEVCSDFVWRSWRRGHAGVLLPLVAAVFLLLSVSVFLQWRRSGAVAWSRLPVDVSEADLKSGNRF, from the coding sequence ATGGCGACCACGaaaatcttcttcttcttctcctcctcctccaccactttctctctctacgtCTCCGTCATCTCTCTCCTCTCCATCGCCTCTGCCTTCTCCCCTGTCGATCACTACCTCGTCAACTGTGGTACTCATTCCGCCGGAACTTCGGACCTCGATCACCGAGTATTCACCGGCGACGCCTCCCGATTCCTCACCTCGACCCTGACGATACAACTCGAGAGCACCGATTCACAGCTCACTTCCCCTTCCCCCTTCTATTCAACCGCTAGAGCCTTCGATCATCCCGCGCATTACACGTTCCCGATCAGGGATAGGGGAACCCACCATTTGGTACGCCTCCATTTTCACCCATTTCGGAATAATTATAACGATTTACTTGAAGCTGAATTTCATGTCGTcgccaataaatttttgttattacgCAACTTTCGCATCCCGAAAACCGATAATTTCCCAGTAATTAAGGAGTTTGTTATCCCGGTTGCTTCCAAGGAGTTGAAAATCGCGTTTGTGCCCTCAGGGAAATCGAAATTCGGTTTCGTGAACGCGATTGAAGTGATTTCGGCTCCGCAAGATTTAATTGCCGACGTGGCGCAGTTGGTTGATTCTGAGAAGAATGAGTGGGTTAATGGGTTACTGAAAAATGGTTTTGAGACTGTGCACAGAGTGAATGTGGGAGGTTTTAAGGTGACCCCGTTTAATGATTCTCTATGGAGGACTTGGGTGACAGATGATGATTACTTGGTATCAAGTGATGGCTCCAAAGAGATTCATTTTGGGGGCCGAATTATGTACCAAATGGGTGGGGCGAGTAGGGAAGTGGGGCCGGATAATGTGTACAATACCGCGAGAGTAATTAAAAGCTCTGATGATTCGATTCCGAATGGGAATTTAACATGGTCGTTTCGAGTGGAGAAGGGTTATAGTTATATGGTGCGGATGCATTTTTGTGATATAGCAAGTGTGGCTGCAGGCATGCTTTACTTCAACGTGTATGTGAATGGGAATTTAGCTTATGAGAACTTGGATTTATCGTATATGACAAATAGACTGTTGGCTTCGCCGTTCTATGCTGATTTTCTGGTTGATGGGGATAGTTCCGGAAATTTGCTTGTGAGTGTGGGGCCGTCAAACATGAGCTTGCCGCGAGCTGTTGATGCCATTCTCAATGGGGTTGAGATATGGAAGTTGAATAATTCGATGGGTAGTTTTGATGGGGAGGTTTGCTCAGATTTTGTTTGGAGGAGCTGGAGAAGGGGGCATGCAGGAGTTTTGCTTCCTCTGGTTGCTGCTGTATTCTTGTTGCTATCTGTGTCTGTGTTTTTGCAGTGGAGAAGGAGTGGTGCTGTGGCGTGGTCGCGGTTGCCTGTGGATGTTTCTGAAGCTGATTTGAAGAGTGGCAATCGTTTCTGA
- the LOC105172894 gene encoding probable serine/threonine-protein kinase At1g01540, producing MSVLDTAFVDTELSKKTSIFGLHLWVVIGIVVGAVIVLILFLISLCITASRRRSSGKGKLHRPASEITPVVSKEIQEIVRDSAAADHRPILPPAVPEIQIDMGKVEHRVVFSDRGASSGESRATSGAETGSFGGSGSLPEVSHLGWGRWYTLRELEAASNGLSDENVIGEGGYGIVYYGVLADNTRVAIKNLLNNRGQAEKEFKVEVEAIGRVRHKNLVRLLGYCVEGAYRMLVYEYIDNGNLDQWLHGDVGEVSPLTWEIRMNIIIGTAKGLAYLHEGLEPKVVHRDIKSSNILLDHNWHPKLSDFGLAKLLNSERSYVTTRVMGTFGYVAPEYACTGMLNEKSDIYSFGILIMEIITARAPVDYSRPPGEVNLIDWLKMMVGNRKSEEVVDPKLPERPASKVLKRVILVALRCVDPDAQKRPKMGHVIHMLESEDLLSRDERRIARDSSSSLREEPSASRVDQQTKQ from the exons ATGTCAGTGTTAGATACGGCGTTTGTGGACACCGAGCTCTCGAAGAAGACCTCGATCTTTGGGCTGCATCTCTGGGTCGTCATTGGAATAGTCGTCGGAGCAGTGATTGTGCTCATCCTCTTCCTAATCTCTCTTTGCATCACTGCCTCGCGCCGCCGGAGCAGCGGCAAGGGTAAACTACACCGGCCCGCCAGTGAGATTACTCCCGTCGTATCCAAGGAAATCCAGGAGATCGTCCGCGACTCCGCCGCCGCCGATCATCGTCCCATTCTGCCTCCG GCCGTGCCGGAGATACAGATAGATATGGGGAAGGTGGAGCACAGAGTGGTGTTTTCTGATAGGGGGGCATCTAGCGGCGAAAGCAGAGCTACTAGTGGGGCTGAAACTGGATCATTTGGAGGTAGCGGGTCGTTGCCGGAGGTATCCCATTTGGGATGGGGAAGGTGGTATACTTTGAGAGAGCTTGAGGCGGCCTCTAATGGCTTGTCAGATGAGAATGTGATTGGTGAAGGTGGATATGGTATTGTATATTATGGCGTGTTGGCTGATAACACCAGAGTCGCTATAAAGAATTTGTTGAACAACAG GGGTCAAGCTGAAaaagagttcaaagtggagGTGGAAGCAATTGGACGTGTCAGACACAAGAATCTCGTGAGATTGCTCGGATACTGTGTTGAAGGAGCTTACAG GATGCTTGTCTATGAATACATCGATAACGGAAACTTGGACCAGTGGCTTCATGGAGATGTGGGGGAAGTCAGCCCTTTGACATGGGAGATCcgtatgaatataattataggaACTGCAAAAGG CTTGGCTTATCTCCACGAGGGTCTTGAACCGAAAGTTGTTCACCGTGACATCAAGTCCAGTAACATACTGCTAGACCACAATTGGCACCCTAAGTTGTCGGATTTTGGGCTTGCTAAACTTTTAAATTCAGAAAGATCTTACGTGACGACTCGAGTGATGGGAACATTTGG TTATGTTGCTCCAGAATATGCTTGTACTGGTATGCTGAATGAGAAGAGTGATATCTATAGCTTTGGTATATTAATCATGGAGATCATTACTGCACGAGCTCCTGTGGATTATAGTCGGCCACCGGGAGAG GTTAATCTAATTGATTGGCTGAAGATGATGGTTGGGAACAGGAAATCAGAGGAAGTAGTGGATCCTAAGTTGCCCGAACGGCCCGCTTCAAAGGTGCTGAAACGTGTGATCTTGGTAGCCCTTCGATGCGTTGATCCCGATGCCCAGAAGAGGCCCAAAATGGGTCATGTAATTCACATGCTGGAGTCGGAGGACTTACTGTCCCGCGAC GAAAGAAGAATTGCTCGTGACTCGTCAAGTTCCCTCCGAGAAGAACCATCTGCATCAAGAGTCGATCAACAAACGAAGCAGTGA